CCTGAATGCCAAGCTGCCGGTTGATCCGCCGGGCGCTCCCCCCTTTCATGGGGCCGAGGATCGAGGCAAGGGAGCGGTACAGGCCGTTTTCCTTTTCCAGCGGACAAAGGAGCATGTGGACATGGTCGGGCATAATGACCGCCGCGGAAAGGCCGTAGTGTGAGCCATGCCGGAATGTGATGGATTGACCGGCGATGTTCCGTGCTTCATCGGGAAGAATGCCCATCGCGGAGCGAAAGGTGACGAAATACCAGTTTCCGCCCGCTTGCCAGTGGGGGAGCGCGCGGTGTCGATATTGTATCAACCGGTTCGGAGGAATACCCCGTTCGTCCACGGATAAATTATATCTCACATCGGCGATTTGTGCTGGTGCGATGATGAAATGGGTAGATGCGGCATGTTGCTGTGCCGGTAGGTGCGGCACCCTGCCGCACCAATATGCCGCCAAGTGTGCGCCCCGGTAGGTGCGGCACCCTGCCGCACCATATGCCGCCAAGTGTGCGCCCCGGTAGGTGCGGCACCCTGCCGCACCAATGCCGCCAAGTGTGCGACAAGAGTGTCGCACCTTGTATCTTGGAAATCGTAGAATTTCATTAAGTGGAAACCGGGGAAAGCTGTGTCGCACCTAATGGCTGGGACCATGTTTGGTAGATAAGTTTCCCCGGTCTTCCGACAGACTCTGAACCGTATCTTAG
This portion of the Nitrospinota bacterium genome encodes:
- a CDS encoding transposase; amino-acid sequence: MDERGIPPNRLIQYRHRALPHWQAGGNWYFVTFRSAMGILPDEARNIAGQSITFRHGSHYGLSAAVIMPDHVHMLLCPLEKENGLYRSLASILGPMKGGSARRINRQLGIQGTVWQKESFDRIVRDGEEWREKYEYIRNNPVKAGLAAQPEHYPWLIDGEHFINRP